One Dysosmobacter welbionis DNA segment encodes these proteins:
- a CDS encoding S-layer homology domain-containing protein, translating into MKRILTILAATLLLTAAMAGTASASSYDSVAEELSAIGVFRGTAGGFELDRAPTRSEAAIMLVRLYGAEDEAKAAYEAGEISMPFTDVSETAAPSVAWLYSQGITNGTSATTFGASSPCSAKMYCAFLLRALGYEDGVDFLYADTLDFAMLHGLFNLSMLDAAPFLRDDLAAVTYQALGADLKDGSTYLLASLVESGAIDAEAARPITEKIEAYRALTAASQASSTGIDADYTMNMGMDIAVDGSDGTETIHETMSVAVSGNGRIQMILKDPLQLAISMNMNMESNTAGAGPDVTMQDQVSVQEWMQDGWVYIQEEMDGTTDRYKYPVGNMDGFAEFYQEMLQISGQMNSMMLPMIDSIDVSRTGSRTVYTMKMDDSLNSLLEDLLTALQEELAAMESPVDLTADLQSCTYVYTVGSDGELESCTADFDLDLVLGLPVTETENAQITAKLQMDMQMDVNATGDDVRISYPSFSNFEDLTPVLSGGEL; encoded by the coding sequence ATGAAACGCATTCTGACCATACTGGCCGCGACCTTGTTGCTGACTGCGGCAATGGCCGGGACCGCCTCCGCCTCTTCCTACGACTCCGTTGCGGAGGAATTGTCCGCCATCGGCGTGTTCCGGGGCACCGCCGGCGGCTTTGAGCTGGACCGCGCCCCTACCCGTTCCGAGGCCGCCATCATGCTGGTGCGGCTCTACGGCGCCGAGGACGAGGCCAAAGCCGCCTATGAGGCGGGAGAGATCTCCATGCCCTTCACCGACGTGAGCGAAACCGCGGCCCCCTCCGTCGCCTGGCTGTACAGCCAAGGCATCACCAACGGCACCTCCGCCACCACTTTCGGCGCATCCAGTCCGTGCAGCGCAAAAATGTATTGCGCCTTCCTGCTGCGGGCACTAGGCTATGAGGACGGCGTGGACTTCCTGTACGCAGACACGCTGGACTTCGCCATGCTCCACGGCCTGTTCAACCTCTCCATGCTGGACGCCGCCCCCTTCCTGCGGGACGATCTGGCTGCCGTCACCTACCAGGCCCTGGGCGCTGATCTCAAGGACGGCAGCACCTATCTGCTGGCCAGCCTGGTGGAGAGCGGCGCCATTGACGCCGAGGCCGCCCGGCCCATTACCGAGAAAATCGAGGCCTACCGGGCCCTGACCGCCGCCAGCCAGGCCTCCTCCACCGGCATCGACGCGGACTATACCATGAATATGGGGATGGACATTGCCGTTGACGGCTCCGATGGGACCGAGACCATCCACGAAACCATGTCCGTGGCCGTCTCCGGAAACGGCCGCATCCAGATGATTCTGAAAGACCCGCTCCAGCTGGCCATTTCCATGAACATGAACATGGAATCCAACACGGCAGGCGCCGGCCCCGATGTGACCATGCAGGATCAAGTCTCTGTTCAGGAGTGGATGCAGGACGGCTGGGTCTATATCCAGGAGGAGATGGACGGAACCACAGACCGGTACAAATATCCGGTTGGCAACATGGACGGGTTCGCGGAGTTTTACCAGGAGATGCTGCAGATCAGCGGCCAGATGAACAGCATGATGCTGCCCATGATCGACTCCATCGACGTCTCCCGCACGGGCTCCCGCACCGTATACACCATGAAGATGGATGACAGCCTGAACAGCCTTCTGGAGGATCTGCTGACGGCCTTGCAGGAAGAGCTTGCCGCCATGGAGAGCCCGGTGGACCTCACCGCAGATCTGCAGAGCTGCACATACGTCTACACCGTCGGTTCCGACGGAGAGCTGGAGTCCTGCACCGCGGACTTCGACCTGGATCTGGTGCTGGGCCTGCCTGTCACGGAGACCGAAAATGCGCAGATTACTGCCAAGCTCCAGATGGATATGCAGATGGATGTCAACGCCACCGGCGATGATGTGCGCATCTCTTATCCCAGCTTCTCCAACTTTGAGGACCTGACCCCGGTCCTCTCCGGCGGTGAGCTGTAA
- a CDS encoding histidine triad nucleotide-binding protein gives MSDCLFCKIVAGEIPSSKVYEDDVCYAFNDIDPQAPTHFLVVPKAHIGSVSEITADNSTVVAHIFEVIAKLTKEKGLDSYRVVSNIGEQAGQSVFHLHFHVLSGRDMTWPPG, from the coding sequence ATGTCCGATTGCCTATTCTGCAAGATCGTTGCCGGGGAGATCCCCAGCAGCAAGGTCTACGAGGACGACGTGTGCTACGCCTTCAATGACATTGATCCCCAGGCGCCCACCCACTTCCTGGTGGTACCCAAGGCCCACATTGGCTCTGTGTCTGAGATCACCGCGGACAACAGCACAGTGGTGGCTCATATCTTCGAGGTCATTGCCAAGCTGACAAAGGAAAAGGGGCTGGACAGCTACCGGGTGGTCTCCAACATCGGCGAGCAGGCGGGACAGAGCGTGTTTCATCTGCACTTCCATGTACTGAGCGGCAGAGATATGACGTGGCCTCCGGGCTGA
- a CDS encoding DUF4250 domain-containing protein, with translation MLLPKDPYILLSFLNARLRDQYADLEDLCASLDADEQSLRETLAGVDYRYDPVYHQFIPITSKEV, from the coding sequence ATGCTGCTGCCCAAGGACCCCTACATTCTTCTGAGCTTCCTCAACGCCCGCCTCCGGGACCAGTATGCGGACCTGGAGGATCTGTGCGCGTCCCTGGATGCGGACGAGCAGTCCCTGCGGGAGACGCTGGCGGGGGTTGACTATCGCTACGATCCCGTTTATCATCAGTTTATACCGATCACATCAAAGGAGGTTTGA
- a CDS encoding TIGR04076 family protein, translating to MKKVKITVLKTTLDEELAAEYGAEGLGPCPMLREGQVFYADYAKPDGLCDEAWKAIYQYVFALAHGAGEGLFYYGDWIRRPGVAICSCNDGLRPVIFKLETTEEEASVNYTPVR from the coding sequence ATGAAAAAAGTCAAGATCACCGTCTTGAAAACCACCCTGGATGAAGAGCTGGCGGCGGAATACGGCGCTGAAGGGCTGGGCCCCTGCCCCATGCTGCGGGAAGGCCAGGTGTTCTACGCCGACTACGCCAAGCCGGATGGCCTCTGTGACGAGGCCTGGAAGGCTATCTATCAGTATGTGTTCGCCCTGGCCCACGGGGCGGGAGAGGGTCTGTTCTATTACGGCGACTGGATCCGCAGGCCCGGCGTGGCCATCTGCTCCTGCAACGATGGGCTCCGCCCCGTGATCTTCAAGCTGGAGACCACAGAGGAGGAAGCATCCGTCAACTACACACCCGTGCGGTAA
- the alaS gene encoding alanine--tRNA ligase, giving the protein MAHPTYGLNELREMFLKFFETKEHLRLPSFSLIPQNDASLLLINSGMAPMKPWFTGEEEPPRHRVCTCQKCIRTGDIENIGKTARHGTYFEMLGNFSFGDYFKRDAIHWAWEFLTSPEWVGLEPDRLYPSVFAGNETTPADDEAFAIWRDEIGIPEDRIFKFGKEDNFWEHGSGPCGPCSEIYYDRGPEWGCGKPGCTVGCDCDRYIEVWNVVFSQFDNDGEGHYTELKQKNIDTGMGLERLACVSQNVASLFDVDTVMNITNKVSEITGAKYEQSDKIDVSLRVITDHIRSATFMICDGVLPSNEGRGYVLRRLLRRAARHGKLLGVNHPFLYEVCDTVVHENEGHYPELRERQAYITKVIRTEEENFAKTLDAGMKIYDDMLSAHKAQGETVFSGADAFKLYDTYGFPIDLTVEMAEEAGMTVDQEGFKALMEEQKVRARKAREALGDLGWAGIEFGKDMPATEFVGYDRSSEQGRVLALVADGELRDELAQGVEGILVLDQTPFYAEMGGQVGDHGTIQGPNGTFQVTDVQKNKGGKFMHSGKVVSGTLSVGETVTASIDMERRKAIMRAHSATHLLDAALKKVLGDHVHQAGSLVEPDRLRFDFTHFEAITPEQLAQIDKLVNDAILEGYPVATEVLPIEEAKKKGAVAMFGEKYGDIVRVVEMGDFSMEFCGGTHLDNTAKAGPFRIKSEGSVASGVRRIEATVGRLSLDTMNRNQELLFHAAQVLKTTPGELAAKAEQQAAEMKELRHELEKFKSEASLGEARQFLTAAKNVGGLKVLTAIRNGMDANALRQMGDFLRDKAPDVVAVLASANGEKITFLAVCGPEAVKRGIKAGDLVKSVCAICGGKGGGKPDSAMGGGSDLLKLDDALATVDDFVAEKLK; this is encoded by the coding sequence ATGGCACATCCCACATACGGACTGAACGAGCTACGGGAGATGTTTCTCAAATTCTTTGAGACAAAAGAACACCTGCGGCTGCCCAGCTTTTCCCTGATTCCCCAGAACGACGCCAGCCTGCTGCTGATCAACTCCGGCATGGCGCCCATGAAGCCCTGGTTCACCGGGGAGGAGGAGCCCCCCCGCCACCGGGTCTGCACCTGCCAGAAGTGCATCCGCACCGGCGACATCGAGAACATCGGCAAGACCGCCCGCCACGGCACCTACTTCGAGATGCTGGGCAACTTCTCCTTCGGAGACTACTTCAAGCGGGACGCGATCCACTGGGCCTGGGAGTTCCTGACCTCTCCCGAATGGGTGGGTCTGGAGCCGGACCGGCTGTATCCCTCCGTGTTCGCCGGCAACGAGACCACCCCCGCCGACGATGAGGCCTTCGCCATCTGGCGGGACGAAATCGGCATCCCCGAGGATCGGATCTTCAAGTTCGGCAAGGAGGACAACTTCTGGGAGCACGGCTCCGGCCCCTGCGGCCCCTGCTCCGAGATCTACTATGACCGGGGCCCTGAGTGGGGCTGCGGAAAGCCCGGCTGCACCGTGGGCTGCGACTGCGACCGGTATATCGAGGTCTGGAACGTGGTGTTCTCCCAGTTCGACAACGACGGAGAGGGCCACTACACCGAGCTGAAGCAGAAGAACATCGACACTGGCATGGGCCTGGAGCGTTTGGCCTGCGTCAGCCAGAACGTGGCCAGTCTGTTCGACGTGGACACCGTCATGAACATCACCAACAAGGTCAGCGAGATCACCGGCGCCAAGTACGAGCAGAGCGACAAGATCGACGTCTCCCTGCGGGTCATCACCGACCATATCCGCTCCGCCACCTTCATGATCTGTGACGGTGTTCTGCCCAGCAACGAGGGCCGGGGCTATGTGCTGCGCCGCCTGCTGCGCCGGGCCGCCCGGCACGGCAAGCTGCTGGGAGTGAACCATCCCTTCTTATATGAGGTGTGCGACACCGTGGTCCATGAGAACGAGGGCCACTATCCCGAGCTGCGGGAGCGGCAAGCCTATATCACCAAGGTCATCCGCACGGAGGAGGAGAACTTCGCCAAGACCCTGGACGCCGGCATGAAGATCTATGACGATATGCTCTCCGCCCACAAGGCCCAGGGGGAGACCGTGTTCTCCGGCGCTGACGCCTTCAAGCTGTACGACACCTACGGCTTCCCCATCGACCTGACCGTGGAGATGGCGGAGGAGGCCGGCATGACCGTGGACCAGGAGGGCTTCAAGGCTCTGATGGAAGAGCAGAAGGTCCGCGCCCGCAAGGCCCGGGAGGCCCTGGGCGACCTGGGCTGGGCAGGCATCGAGTTCGGCAAGGACATGCCCGCCACGGAGTTCGTAGGCTATGATCGCTCCAGCGAGCAGGGCAGAGTCCTGGCCCTGGTGGCCGACGGGGAACTGCGGGACGAGCTGGCTCAGGGCGTGGAGGGCATCCTGGTGCTGGACCAGACGCCGTTCTATGCCGAGATGGGCGGCCAGGTGGGAGACCACGGCACCATTCAGGGACCCAACGGCACCTTCCAGGTGACGGATGTTCAGAAGAACAAGGGCGGCAAGTTCATGCACTCCGGCAAGGTGGTCTCCGGCACCCTCAGCGTGGGGGAGACCGTCACCGCATCCATCGACATGGAGCGCCGGAAGGCCATCATGCGGGCTCACAGCGCCACGCATCTGCTGGACGCTGCCCTGAAGAAGGTCCTGGGCGACCATGTGCATCAGGCGGGCTCCCTGGTGGAGCCGGACCGGCTGCGCTTTGACTTTACGCACTTTGAGGCTATCACCCCGGAGCAGCTGGCTCAGATCGACAAGCTGGTGAACGACGCCATCCTGGAGGGCTACCCCGTAGCGACGGAGGTGCTGCCCATCGAGGAGGCCAAAAAGAAGGGCGCCGTGGCCATGTTCGGTGAGAAGTACGGCGATATCGTCCGCGTGGTGGAGATGGGCGACTTCTCCATGGAGTTCTGCGGCGGCACCCATCTGGACAACACCGCCAAGGCCGGTCCCTTCCGCATCAAGTCCGAGGGCTCCGTCGCCTCGGGCGTCCGCCGGATCGAGGCCACGGTGGGCCGACTGAGCCTGGACACCATGAACCGGAATCAGGAGCTGCTGTTCCACGCCGCTCAAGTGCTGAAGACAACACCTGGTGAGCTGGCCGCCAAGGCGGAGCAGCAGGCAGCGGAGATGAAGGAGCTGCGCCATGAGCTGGAGAAGTTCAAGTCCGAGGCGTCCCTGGGCGAGGCCCGGCAATTCCTGACCGCCGCCAAGAACGTGGGCGGCCTGAAGGTCCTGACCGCTATCCGTAACGGCATGGATGCGAACGCCCTGCGGCAGATGGGCGATTTCCTGCGGGACAAGGCCCCGGATGTTGTGGCAGTGCTGGCTTCTGCCAATGGGGAGAAGATCACCTTCCTGGCAGTCTGCGGTCCCGAGGCGGTGAAGCGCGGCATCAAGGCCGGCGACCTGGTGAAGAGTGTCTGCGCCATCTGCGGCGGCAAGGGCGGCGGCAAGCCTGATAGCGCCATGGGCGGCGGCAGTGACCTGCTGAAGCTGGATGATGCACTGGCCACCGTGGATGATTTTGTGGCGGAAAAGCTGAAGTAA
- a CDS encoding DUF5662 family protein — MISLHFWAHLRTINRHRALVRKYCFRLGLYWQGLTHDLSKYAPVEFFAGVKYFQGDHSPNDAQRKEHGYSASWLHHKGRNRHHFEYWTDYSPTGEGIVGVEMPRKYVAEMFCDRLAASKVYRGKDFNPGDPYQFYLRGKDRRLLIHPATAALLETMLLKLRDEGEDAAFAYIRQEILGKSQDAPPPDPRRF; from the coding sequence GTGATCTCCTTGCATTTCTGGGCCCATCTGCGGACCATAAACCGCCACCGGGCACTGGTGCGGAAGTACTGCTTCCGCCTGGGGCTGTACTGGCAGGGCCTGACCCATGACCTGTCCAAGTACGCCCCTGTGGAGTTCTTTGCCGGGGTGAAATACTTCCAGGGGGATCACAGCCCAAACGACGCCCAGCGGAAGGAACATGGATACAGCGCCTCCTGGCTCCACCACAAGGGCCGCAACCGCCACCACTTTGAGTATTGGACGGATTACAGCCCCACCGGCGAGGGGATCGTAGGTGTGGAGATGCCGAGAAAATATGTGGCGGAGATGTTCTGCGACCGTCTGGCCGCCAGCAAGGTCTACCGGGGAAAGGATTTCAATCCCGGTGACCCTTACCAGTTCTATCTCCGGGGCAAGGACCGGCGGCTGCTGATCCACCCGGCCACTGCAGCGCTTTTGGAGACCATGCTTTTAAAGCTCCGGGATGAGGGCGAGGACGCGGCCTTTGCATATATCCGGCAGGAGATCCTGGGAAAGTCCCAGGATGCCCCACCGCCGGACCCCCGGCGCTTTTGA
- a CDS encoding helix-turn-helix domain-containing protein, whose product MTFSEKLTGLRRKSGMSQEQLADRLGVTRQSVSKWEGGTAMPELVKLISLSELFGVSVDYLVKDWMEEPDNPCGGSGEISSKQADRLEKKVDELTNYVKGRVYRYDSKTRIFGLPLVSIRFGFVRNGKLSMDNTAKGIIAIGNCAIGVVAIGIVGVGLFTFGVLAMGMLSLGIVAGDWRLSAWRPWGIWPWGSAPWGSMPAAWRPLPPRSPWRSPPWRPPPWGSSPPAAMCCCGETA is encoded by the coding sequence ATGACATTTTCCGAGAAATTGACGGGGCTGCGGCGGAAGTCCGGCATGAGCCAGGAGCAGCTGGCAGACCGCCTGGGGGTCACCCGGCAGTCTGTCAGCAAGTGGGAGGGCGGCACTGCCATGCCGGAACTTGTGAAGTTGATCTCCTTGTCAGAGCTGTTCGGCGTGTCCGTGGACTATCTGGTGAAGGACTGGATGGAGGAGCCGGACAATCCATGCGGCGGAAGCGGGGAAATCTCTTCCAAGCAGGCAGACCGGCTGGAAAAAAAGGTGGACGAGCTGACCAATTATGTGAAGGGCAGGGTCTACCGCTACGACAGCAAGACCCGGATCTTCGGCCTGCCCCTGGTGTCTATCCGGTTCGGCTTCGTCCGGAACGGGAAACTGTCCATGGATAACACGGCCAAGGGCATCATCGCCATCGGCAACTGCGCCATCGGCGTGGTGGCCATCGGCATCGTGGGGGTGGGCCTGTTCACCTTCGGCGTGCTGGCCATGGGAATGCTGTCCCTGGGCATCGTGGCGGGGGATTGGCGGCTTTCGGCGTGGCGGCCCTGGGGTATCTGGCCCTGGGGGTCAGCGCCGTGGGGGTCTATGCCGGCGGCGTGGCGGCCATTGCCGCCAAGATCGCCGTGGCGGTCTCCGCCGTGGCGCCCACCGCCGTGGGGGAGTTCGCCTCCGGCAGCCATGTGCTGCTGTGGGGAGACGGCCTGA
- a CDS encoding YeiH family protein encodes MEFVKKNALGILICLVIAVPAWLLGQRFEVVGGPVFAILIGMVIALFWKDQKSAKSGITYTSKKVLQLAVVLLGFGMNLSSVLQVGGQSLPIIVSTIATSLIVAFALYKALHMDSNISTLIGVGSSICGGSAIAATAPVIGADDEEIAQAISVIFLFNVIAALIFPTLGGVLGLSNEGFGLFAGTAVNDTSSVTAAAAAWDGMHPGANTLDTAAIVKMTRTLAIIPITLVLALLRTRREGKQGGAQVDIKKIFPWFVLLFLLASIITTVLPIPAAAVSFLKNASKFFIVMAMAAIGLNTDIVKLVKTGGKPIFMGFCCWVAIAGVSLLVQHLLGIW; translated from the coding sequence ATGGAATTTGTCAAAAAAAACGCGCTGGGTATCCTGATCTGTCTGGTAATCGCCGTGCCTGCCTGGCTGCTGGGCCAGCGGTTCGAGGTGGTGGGCGGCCCGGTGTTCGCCATCCTCATCGGCATGGTGATCGCCCTGTTCTGGAAGGATCAGAAAAGTGCCAAAAGCGGCATCACCTACACCTCCAAGAAGGTTTTGCAGCTGGCGGTGGTGCTGCTGGGCTTCGGCATGAATCTCTCCAGCGTGTTACAGGTGGGGGGACAGTCACTGCCCATCATCGTCTCCACCATCGCCACCAGCCTGATCGTGGCCTTCGCCCTCTATAAGGCCCTGCACATGGACAGCAACATCTCCACTCTCATCGGCGTGGGCTCCTCTATCTGCGGCGGCAGCGCCATCGCCGCCACTGCCCCGGTCATCGGCGCGGATGACGAGGAGATCGCCCAGGCCATCTCTGTGATCTTCCTGTTCAACGTCATCGCGGCTCTGATCTTCCCCACTCTGGGAGGTGTGCTGGGCCTCTCCAACGAGGGCTTCGGCCTCTTTGCCGGCACCGCGGTGAACGACACCTCCTCCGTCACTGCGGCGGCCGCCGCCTGGGATGGAATGCATCCCGGCGCCAATACCCTGGACACCGCCGCCATCGTGAAGATGACCCGGACCTTGGCCATTATCCCCATCACGCTGGTGCTGGCCCTGCTGAGGACCCGCCGGGAGGGAAAGCAGGGCGGCGCCCAGGTGGACATCAAGAAAATCTTCCCCTGGTTTGTGCTGCTGTTCCTGCTGGCTTCCATCATCACCACGGTTCTGCCCATCCCTGCGGCTGCGGTGAGCTTCCTGAAAAACGCCAGCAAGTTTTTCATCGTCATGGCCATGGCAGCCATCGGTCTGAACACCGACATCGTGAAGCTGGTGAAGACCGGCGGCAAGCCCATCTTCATGGGCTTCTGCTGCTGGGTGGCCATTGCCGGCGTCAGCCTGCTGGTCCAGCACCTGCTGGGGATCTGGTAA
- a CDS encoding RNA polymerase sigma factor gives MTYTRPEAEELVERWSDTVLRIAWTWTGSVHDAQDICQTVLLKLLTSPRRFAEERLERAWVVRVAVNCCKDWKKSAWVRRRLPLEAAAHAAVHLPEPGERPVLAAVQALPERYRQAVYLRYYEGYEPAEIGTLMGCTASQVSTYLYRGKAKLRNMLGGAYG, from the coding sequence ATCACATATACCCGCCCGGAAGCGGAGGAACTGGTAGAGCGGTGGTCGGACACCGTGCTGCGGATCGCCTGGACCTGGACGGGCAGCGTCCACGACGCCCAGGACATCTGTCAGACGGTGCTTTTGAAGCTGCTGACCAGTCCCCGCCGCTTTGCGGAGGAGCGGCTGGAGCGGGCCTGGGTGGTCCGGGTGGCCGTCAACTGCTGCAAGGACTGGAAGAAATCCGCCTGGGTCCGGCGGCGCCTGCCGTTGGAGGCGGCGGCCCACGCGGCGGTCCATCTGCCGGAGCCGGGGGAGAGGCCTGTGCTGGCGGCGGTGCAGGCCCTGCCGGAGCGATACCGCCAGGCGGTGTACCTGCGGTATTACGAGGGATACGAGCCGGCGGAGATCGGGACGTTGATGGGCTGCACGGCCAGTCAGGTCAGCACGTATCTCTACCGGGGCAAGGCAAAATTGCGGAACATGCTGGGAGGCGCTTATGGATAG
- the tyrS gene encoding tyrosine--tRNA ligase codes for MQIYEELKARGLIAQVTDEEEIRELVNNGKATFYIGFDPTADSLHVGHFMALCLMKRLQMAGNRPIALIGGGTGYIGDPSGRTDMRSMMTPETIQHNCDCFKKQMERFIEFGEGKALMLNNADWLLKLNYIELLREVGACFSVNNMLRAECYKQRMEKGLSFLEFNYMIMQSYDFYHMFQTVGCNMQFGGDDQWSNMLGGTELIRRKLGKDAYAMTITLLMNSEGKKMGKTASGAVWLDPNKTSPYDFYQYWRNVGDADVLKCIRMLTFLPLEQIDEMDTWQGSQLNTAKEILAFELTKLVHGEEEAAKAQEAARALFGGGGDSANMPCTKLCREDFTAEGEIDILTLLVKCGLAASKGEARRLVQQGGVTVCGQKVADIEARFSCKDCCGEGAVIKKGKKVYHKAVLEEQ; via the coding sequence ATGCAGATCTACGAGGAACTGAAGGCCCGGGGGCTCATCGCCCAGGTGACGGACGAGGAGGAGATCCGGGAGCTGGTGAACAACGGCAAGGCCACGTTCTATATCGGCTTTGACCCCACGGCGGACAGCCTGCACGTGGGCCACTTCATGGCCCTGTGCCTGATGAAGCGGCTGCAGATGGCGGGCAACCGCCCTATCGCCCTGATCGGCGGCGGCACCGGCTATATCGGCGACCCCTCCGGCCGGACGGACATGCGTTCCATGATGACGCCGGAGACCATCCAGCACAACTGCGACTGCTTCAAGAAGCAGATGGAGCGGTTTATCGAGTTCGGCGAGGGCAAGGCCCTGATGCTGAACAACGCCGACTGGCTGCTGAAGCTGAACTATATCGAGCTGCTGCGGGAGGTGGGCGCCTGCTTCTCCGTCAACAACATGCTGCGGGCCGAGTGCTACAAGCAGCGGATGGAAAAGGGCCTGAGCTTCCTGGAATTTAACTATATGATTATGCAGTCCTATGATTTCTACCACATGTTCCAGACGGTGGGCTGCAACATGCAGTTCGGCGGCGACGACCAGTGGAGCAATATGCTGGGCGGCACGGAGCTGATCCGGCGCAAGCTGGGCAAGGACGCCTATGCCATGACCATCACGCTGCTGATGAACTCCGAGGGCAAGAAGATGGGCAAGACCGCCAGCGGCGCCGTGTGGCTGGACCCCAACAAGACCTCTCCCTACGACTTCTACCAGTACTGGCGGAACGTGGGAGATGCCGATGTGCTCAAGTGCATCCGGATGCTGACCTTCCTGCCGCTGGAGCAGATCGACGAGATGGATACCTGGCAGGGCAGTCAGCTGAACACCGCTAAGGAGATCCTGGCCTTCGAGCTGACCAAGCTGGTTCACGGCGAGGAAGAGGCCGCCAAGGCCCAGGAGGCCGCCCGCGCCCTGTTCGGCGGCGGCGGGGACAGCGCCAACATGCCCTGCACCAAGCTCTGCCGGGAGGATTTCACCGCCGAGGGAGAGATCGACATTCTGACCCTGCTGGTAAAGTGCGGCCTGGCTGCCTCCAAGGGCGAGGCCCGGCGGCTGGTGCAGCAGGGCGGCGTCACGGTCTGCGGCCAGAAGGTGGCCGATATTGAGGCCAGGTTCAGCTGCAAGGACTGCTGCGGCGAGGGCGCGGTCATCAAAAAGGGCAAGAAGGTCTATCACAAGGCCGTGCTGGAAGAGCAGTAA
- a CDS encoding GntR family transcriptional regulator, with product MPQDPRQRDGCQFTAQNITAAQEKNPFAKISDIVYELLEKAIFSSAIPPGSKLNISKLAEQMGVSTSPVTRAVERLEENGLVTAVRSSDSKYRSYFVFDLSSESLEDLFVARRAIEGEAAFLCAQKRTLIDLPRLQKLADQFQSAWQDFAKDLDTAPTASERAKIDLEFHHQLVLTTENEYLIDMFETLQGTLHYLSIRSCEFVATEQKKDNLIVMGSQHVAICSAIGLGLPELARSAMERHIDFCCSRCLINRTFHAAGSR from the coding sequence ATGCCCCAGGATCCCAGACAGCGGGACGGCTGCCAATTCACCGCACAGAACATCACAGCGGCCCAGGAGAAGAATCCCTTTGCCAAGATCTCCGACATCGTCTATGAACTGCTGGAGAAGGCCATCTTCTCCTCCGCCATCCCGCCGGGGAGCAAGCTGAACATCTCCAAGCTGGCGGAGCAGATGGGGGTCAGCACCTCCCCGGTGACCCGGGCGGTGGAGCGGCTGGAGGAAAACGGCCTGGTGACCGCCGTCCGCAGCAGCGACAGCAAATACCGCAGCTACTTCGTCTTTGACCTCAGCAGCGAGTCCCTGGAGGACCTGTTCGTGGCCCGGCGGGCCATCGAAGGAGAGGCGGCCTTCCTCTGCGCACAGAAGCGGACTCTGATTGACCTGCCCAGGCTCCAGAAGCTGGCGGACCAGTTCCAGTCCGCCTGGCAGGACTTTGCGAAGGATCTGGATACCGCCCCCACCGCCTCCGAGCGGGCCAAGATCGACCTGGAGTTCCACCACCAGCTGGTGCTGACCACAGAGAACGAGTATCTCATCGACATGTTCGAAACCCTCCAGGGCACCCTTCACTACCTGTCTATCCGCTCCTGCGAGTTCGTTGCCACGGAACAGAAAAAGGACAATCTGATCGTCATGGGCTCCCAGCACGTGGCTATCTGCTCCGCCATCGGCCTGGGGCTGCCGGAGCTGGCTCGCTCCGCCATGGAGCGGCACATCGATTTCTGCTGCAGCCGCTGCCTCATCAACCGCACCTTTCACGCCGCCGGATCCCGCTGA